One part of the Melitaea cinxia chromosome 8, ilMelCinx1.1, whole genome shotgun sequence genome encodes these proteins:
- the LOC123655998 gene encoding uncharacterized protein LOC123655998 has product MSLRPWIDETSTSKADTSFAFVSLTIDFFAESLEELGLTLSGLHESRRISHRMNLEKVIFNNQVILRMVSIDSTLLEVFQNDVYLGHNIQLARINFEKEADGRIRLGWTSFCRLRRVLTSKIENESVQAIHPAWFNIRCRDWTLRKELSTSFKSVTVQPWIVSVFIYQNDVYLGHNIQLARINFEKEADGRIRLGWTSFGRLRRVLTSKIENESVQAIHPACFNIRCLDWTPRKELSTSFKSLTVQPWICRKTSGHWRRRVPKWRPRVGKRSVVGYPPARWIDDLHKASGGVWMRITENWNVWV; this is encoded by the exons atgtctttaagaccttggattgacGAGACCTCAACGTCAAAGGCAGATACATCTTTTGCCTTCGTTTCGCTGACGATAGACTTCTTTGCGGAGTCTTTGGAAGAGCTAGGCTTAACGCTGAGCGGCCTACATGAGTCCCGACGAATCAGTCACCGTATGAATTtggaaaaagttatttttaacaaccaagtcatactcAGAATGGTATCGATTGAtagtacccttctcgaagtttttCAAAATGATGTCTACCTAGGCCACAACATTCAACTAGCCCGAATCAATTTCGAGAAGGAAGCTGATGGGAGGATTCGCTTAGGTTGGACATCGTTttgcaggcttcgtcgagtcctCACTTCGAAGATTGAAAACGAAAGTGTTCAAGCAATTCATCCTGCTTGGTTTAACATACGGTGCCGAGACTGGACGCTGAGGAAAGAATTGTCTACAAGTTTCAAGTCGGTCACTGtgcagccatggattgtatctgttttTATCTATCAAAATGATGTCTACCTAGGCCACAACATTCAACTAGCCCGAATCAATTTCGAGAAGGAAGCTGATGGGAGGATCCGCTTAGGTTGGACatcgtttggcaggcttcgtcgagtcctCACTTCGAAGATTGAAAACGAAAGTGTTCAAGCAATTCACCCTGCTTGTTTTAACATACGGTGCCTAGACTGGACACCGAGGAAAGAATTGTCTACAAGTTTCAAGTCGCTCACTGtgcagccatggatt TGTCGCAAGACCAGTGGCCATTGGAGGAGACGTGTACCaaagtggagaccgcgtgttggtaAACGTAGTGTTGTGGGTTaccctccggcccgctggattGACGATCTACATAAAGCTAGTGGTGGAGTCTGGATGAGAATTACGGAAAACTGGAATGTTTGGGTCTAA